Part of the Bacillus cabrialesii genome is shown below.
TAGAGGAATGGTCACAGATGCCGGCCAATGAACAAAACGAATATTTATCATTTGCTTATCGTTTTAATGAGAAACTTCGCAGAAAACTTTGGCTAGAAGCTTGGGAGCAAACACACACAGATCGATTAAGTCAAAAGATCATCTCGAAACAACGGGAAAATATCAGCAAAAAATCGGCATTAGCTCAATTAGCATTCTGCATTGATGTACGATCAGAACCTTTTCGCCGCCATCTGGAAAAAGAAGGTCCGTTTGAAACGATTGGCGTTGCCGGTTTCTTCGGGGTGCCGATTGCAACGTGTGAACTTGGCAGTAAACACAGTCATGCCTCCTTGCCGATTATACAAAAACCGCAAAATAAAATAAAAGAGTTCGCAGATGAAGATGCACTCGAAAAATACAATCAACGCAAGCAAGCAGTCCATTCCGTAAGCTATACCTTTAAAACGATGAAACAGAATGTGCTTGCTAGCTTACTTTTGCCTGAGCTAAGTGGACCTTGGCTTAGTCTGCAAATGGCAGCGCGCAGCTTTGTGCCAAGAAAAGCGGATCGTTTCATTCGTAATCTCCGTGAGACGTGGTTACGTAAACCTGATACAAAACTTTCGCTTCATCATGATGATGACGCACAGGCAGAAATACCTGTAGGTTTTACTGAAGAAGAAAAAGTGAGCTATGCTCGCCAAGCACTAAAAATGATGGGGTTAACAGAGAATTTCGCGCCATTAGTCGTGATTTGCGGACATGGCAGCCAAAGTACGAATAACCCTTATGCCGCGGCTCTTGATTGTGGTGCCTGCGGTGGAGCTGCCGGCGGATTCAATGCAAGAGTTTTAGCTGCTTTATGTAATCTTTCAGAGGTACGAGAAGTTCTTTTAACCGAAGGAATTACAATCCCTGAGGATACGGTGTTTGCTGCCGCTGAACATAATACAACGGTCGATGAATTACATTGGCTTTATGTACCAGAGCTTTCCGAAGCAGCACAAGAAGCATTTGAACGTATCGAAGCTGTTATGCCAAAAGTGAGACATCATGTAAATGCAGAACGTCTGGCCCAATTGCCGAATTTTCAATCGAAACTTAAAAATCCGAAGGCAGAGGCACACCGATTTGCGGAGGATTGGAGTGAAATACGTCCGGAATGGGGACTGGCTCGTAATGCATCTTTTATTATCGGCCAACGTGAACTAACTCAGGATTGTGATTTAGAAGGAAGAGCTTTTCTTCATAATTATGATTGGAAGCAGGACGAAAGCGGTGATCTCCTGGCCAATATTATTGCGGGACCTGGAACTGTGGCCCAATGGATTAATTTACAATATTACGCATCAACGGTAGCACCTCATTATTATGGCAGCGGAAATAAAGCAACTCAAACTGTTACTGCAGGTCTCGGCGTTATGCAGGGGAATGCAAGTGACTTGTTAGCCGGACTGCCTTGGCAATCCGTCATGCAATCAGATCATGAGGCTTATCATTCTCCTCTTCGTTTGTTGATTGTCATTCAAGCCCCTAGAGAATATGTAGAACGGTTATTAAATAATGACCCAGTATTTCTGCAAAAAGTTCAAAATGGATGGGTCCGGCTGGCTAGTATTGGTCCAGACGGATGTTGGGAAAGCTGGTAACCCTTCATATAAACAAGTATCAAATGGATCTGTTACTCAATATAAAAAATGATAAACATAAATAAGAGGTGTGCTGTATGAATGTAAATAAAAAAGTATTATTTTTGACGGACATTGAAAACGGCTTGGAGCCTATTTTACAAGAAGCGACTAACACTCCAGCGGAAAATATGCTGACAATACAAAGCTATGGCGCCAGTATCTCACATCCTTATGGAGAAATCATGAGGTCTGTTATCATTGCAATATATCAGGAAAACGTTGAAGAGGTTTTTGTTGTAGGAACAAAAGATAAGAGAACTTCCACAGGCAATGGACTGACTCAACTTGAAACAATGAAAGATAAAATAAAAACATTGGATTATCTTTTTCAAAATTGCAGACCTGAATTTTTAGGTGGTACGGTCGATGAATGGCTAAGTGAAAATAGCAGTGACTGTATTGAAAAAAGCGTTGATATCATTCGCCAGCATCCACTAGTGCCGTCATATGTGAAAGTTAGAGGTTTAATCGTTAATCCTAAGGATGGAAAATCCCCCATTGTGGAGGCCCCTGCTATTAAAACCGCGTCAAGCCTTACCTGATTATTGCTTGTCATTAAGGAGAGCGTATGGAATCTAATTTAATTGATTTTGTAACGAAAACAATAGAGGAAATGAGTGCGTTTGATCGCGAAAATATGGAATGTTTGAAAAAAGTAACAAGAAAAGCAATTGATTTTTATCATTTGAAATCTTATGAAGAAGTTGAGGAAACCCATTTAGGAAGCGTTCGATTTTTGCATATACACTCTATTATGGAAGAAAATATGTTATCCAAAATGATAGTGGTCTCAAGAAACGGGAAAACTGATTTGGATATTGAAGATGTATATGCAGGACATGTTGTAAGAGAATATTAATGAGACGACATCACAAATAGAATATGCCAATTATTTTGCTCAGGAGATGTATTATATATGAAGAAATCGAAAGGTTCTATTGAATCAGAGATCAGCAAGTCCATTACACAATGGGAAAAGGATTATCTTGGGCGAGGGTCTGTTTCTGTTAAGACTGATATACTGCGGGATATGATCATTGTTAATTTAAAAGGAATTTTAACACCGGCTGAATATGCAGTTTGTGAATCAAAAGAGGGTATGCTATCTATCAAACAAACTCGTTCGGAGTTAGTTGAATCAGGTATTGAAGAACTTAAGAATATTATCCTGACGATAACCGGAGAAGAAGTGACAAGTTTTCATACTGATTTAAGCTCTCGGACAGGTGAACGAGTAATGGTATTTAAATTAGTTAATGATCTAGAGAAAAATCTTTAATATGAAGAATTAAACAATACTATTCAAGCCAAG
Proteins encoded:
- a CDS encoding DUF2309 domain-containing protein — translated: MGITSVLTKENVKKKDTDIDVQERDLNVFIQSASRVIAPLWPISTFAARNPWMGLENQSFDQVADWLKNTRDVDIYPSASMIRSAKNKGEIDEDFVEMGLQRWLDSHSFHIPRDVAERFCHAGLKLDPLPSALLSSHKLEKLVNECSGLDHIESFYTQPISSYIENQDGERLVDILDQHVIKWSKLYLDDSQAGWTMPNREEGFYRAWQHLIQYDPALSKQQRKRLKGWPREAHMALQEALFALEIPESEIQTYLEGHLLSLPGWAGMMLWRSQQSSHEHALLTEYLAVRISMEWALIKPYLPLNNKRSEKKISMTPLLAAWIHWGGLTLEEWSQMPANEQNEYLSFAYRFNEKLRRKLWLEAWEQTHTDRLSQKIISKQRENISKKSALAQLAFCIDVRSEPFRRHLEKEGPFETIGVAGFFGVPIATCELGSKHSHASLPIIQKPQNKIKEFADEDALEKYNQRKQAVHSVSYTFKTMKQNVLASLLLPELSGPWLSLQMAARSFVPRKADRFIRNLRETWLRKPDTKLSLHHDDDAQAEIPVGFTEEEKVSYARQALKMMGLTENFAPLVVICGHGSQSTNNPYAAALDCGACGGAAGGFNARVLAALCNLSEVREVLLTEGITIPEDTVFAAAEHNTTVDELHWLYVPELSEAAQEAFERIEAVMPKVRHHVNAERLAQLPNFQSKLKNPKAEAHRFAEDWSEIRPEWGLARNASFIIGQRELTQDCDLEGRAFLHNYDWKQDESGDLLANIIAGPGTVAQWINLQYYASTVAPHYYGSGNKATQTVTAGLGVMQGNASDLLAGLPWQSVMQSDHEAYHSPLRLLIVIQAPREYVERLLNNDPVFLQKVQNGWVRLASIGPDGCWESW
- a CDS encoding DUF6407 family protein, whose amino-acid sequence is MESNLIDFVTKTIEEMSAFDRENMECLKKVTRKAIDFYHLKSYEEVEETHLGSVRFLHIHSIMEENMLSKMIVVSRNGKTDLDIEDVYAGHVVREY
- a CDS encoding DUF2294 domain-containing protein, with product MKKSKGSIESEISKSITQWEKDYLGRGSVSVKTDILRDMIIVNLKGILTPAEYAVCESKEGMLSIKQTRSELVESGIEELKNIILTITGEEVTSFHTDLSSRTGERVMVFKLVNDLEKNL